In a single window of the Danio rerio strain Tuebingen ecotype United States chromosome 20, GRCz12tu, whole genome shotgun sequence genome:
- the pimr113 gene encoding uncharacterized protein pimr113 has translation MLFTVLGVVALFLRERNISSTVPGQDESFDRQDGLVTEPPVANSDGREIGDWCEESSLHLEEQINVQTEEPSLEEPVDGQSEEPSLVEPDSVHGEEPSLVEPDSVHGEEPSLVEPDSVHGEEQSLVEPDSVHGEEQSLVEPDSVHGEEQSLVEPDSVHGEEQSLVEPVSVHSEEPSLVEPVSVHSEEQSLVEPDSVHGEEQSLVEPVDGHSKDIASSSSSDDVPRYLFYAESSSSDDYPQEIYSAGSNCSSELTVSSYSSFFSAESGCGDDTSTNFESAESGCGDDTSTNFESAESGCGDDTSTNFESAESGCGDDTSTNFESAESGCGDDPSTNFESAESGCGDDPPPNVVSTESSCGDDPPPNVVSAEPGCSHYNPPNVVSAKPGCKEDVAEGATCQTEGAVPPQPEKLKDEDTHIIEINSQHYKIGAELGKGGFGTVFAGTRLEDGLQVAVKIVDSKAMRLIKVGGFEKPLPSEIALHYLATKGPRVKQIAELLDWKVEAERYIIVVERLIPSMNLREFLIDNKEDTPEDLVRKIMFNVTIAAHTCCQRGVFHSDIKLENLLINPETFEVKLIDFGCSVLLTKDCYHHYSGTRRFAPPEFLNTGRYHGEPATVWSLGILQFLLLFKKYPVVVDLFKLHNRDIEFARGSKECRDFICACLQLNINIRSKLHALRAHAWFKEENKEE, from the exons ATGTTATTTACCGTACTCGGAGTAGTTGCTCTCTTCCTGAGAGAAAGAAACATCAGTTCCACCGTCCCAGGTCAAGATGAAAGCTTCGACCGTCAAGACGGATTGGTCACAGAACCCCCTGTGGCCAACAGTGATG GTCGAGAAATCGGTGACTGGTGTGAAGAATCATCTTTGCATCTGGAGGAACAGATCAATGTTCAGACTGAGGAACCATCACTGGAGGAACCTGTTGATGGTCAGAgtgaagaaccatcactggtagagcctgacagtgttcacggtgaagaaccatcactggtagagcctgacagcgttcacggtgaagaaccatcactggtagagcctgacagtgttcacggtgaagaacaatcactggtagagcctgacagcgttcacggtgaagaacaatcactggtagagcctgacagtgttcacggtgaagaacaatcactggtagagcctgacagtgttcacggtgaagaacaatcactggtagagcctgtcagtgttcacagtgaagaaccatcactggtagagcctgtcagtgttcacagtgaagaacaatcactggtagagcctgacagtgttcacggtgaagaacaATCACTGGTAGAACCTGTCGATGGTCACAGTAAGGACATAGCCAGCTCCTCCAGCAGTGATGATGTTCCTCGATACCTTTTCTACGCTGAGTCCAGCAGTAGTGATGACTACCCCCAAGAGATTTATTCAGCCGGGTCCAACTGTAGTAGTGAGCTCACAGTCAGCTCCTACAGCAGCTTCTTTTCAGCTGagtccggctgtggtgatgacaccTCTACCAATTTCGAGTCTGCCGagtccggctgtggtgatgacaccTCTACCAATTTCGAGTCTGCCGagtccggctgtggtgatgacaccTCTACCAATTTCGAGTCTGCCGagtccggctgtggtgatgacaccTCTACTAATTTTGAGTCTGCCGagtccggctgtggtgatgaccccTCTACCAATTTCGAGTCTGCCGagtccggctgtggtgatgacccccctccaaatgtggtctctACTGAGTCCAGCTGTGGTGATGACCCccctccaaatgtggtctctgCCGAGCCTGGCTGTAGTCATTACAACCCCCCAAATGTGGTCTCTGCTAAGCCCGGCTGTAAAGAGGATGTTGCTGAAGGTGCAACCTGTCAGACAGAGGGCGCTGTCCCACCTCAGCCAGAAAAGCTGAAGGATGAAGACACACACATCATTG AGATCAACTCACAGCACTATAAAATTGGTGCTGAGCTGGGCAAAGGAGGCTTTGGAACAGTTTTTGCCGGGACCCGTTTAGAAGATGGCCTTCAAGTGGCAGTAAAAATAGTCGATTCCAAGGCTATGCGACTCATCAAAGTT GGTGGGTTTGAAAAACCCCTTCCATCAGAGATCGCTCTGCACTATCTCGCcactaaaggccccagggttaaACAAATTGCTGAGCTTCTGGACTGGAAGGTGGAGGCTGAACGTTACATCATAGTCGTGGAGCGGCTCATACCCAGTATGAACTTACGTGAATTTTTAATCGACAACAAAGAAGACACCCCTGAGGACTTGGTACGGAAAATCATGTTCAACGTAACAATTGCAGCTCACACGTGCTGCCAACGCGGAGTGTTTCACAGCGATATCAAGCTGGAGAACTTGCTGATAAATCCGGAGACCTTTGAAGTCAAACTGATTGACTTTGGGTGCAGTGTCCTCCTTACTAAAGACTGTTACCATCACTATTCAG GCACAAGACGTTTCGCCCCTCCCGAGTTTTTAAACACTGGCAGATACCATGGGGAGCCAGCGACAGTGTGGTCACTCGGGATTCTTCAGTTTTtgctattgtttaaaaaatatccaGTAGTAGTTGACCTCTTCAAGTTGCATAACAGAGACATAGAGTTTGCCAGAGGGTCAAAAG AATGCAGGGATTTCATCTGCGCTTGCCTGCAGTTGAACATCAACATTCGAAGTAAACTGCATGCACTCCGTGCCCATGCCTGGTTTAAG GAGGAGAACAAGGAAGAATGA
- the LOC141379436 gene encoding uncharacterized protein: MAGAGTGARGLSSLTRRHGVKVASAVSVESCCLAVGEIVGHENILNSAIVIFLSTVENANEVVQRGIILEGVLTPVMPLSLPSKRVTLSNVPPFISDEVLTQALSRYGKLVSSIKKIPIGGASPLLKHVVSFRRSVYMIVNNDADLDLALNFRVDDFDYVVFITTDKIKCFGCGNFGHLVRICPNKQEESNRPANVSDAANGDEQLADEAAEVEPAVVAATGHDGDHSVDRMENESVSVEVEAQNAKEVDDEEDKGESSDKQNLEVVLRDVREVDDMQNETDVEKTVFKVPLKRKKSDSVHGFRQVKKVDMEDELESESDSELSDSSLTLSQSEFSSRNYGVDDIKLFLRSTKNKRGVLVNEYFPDVEQFVDKVKGFMAEGCFSNKEVYRLKKIVRKLNADLNDGSEKA; encoded by the exons ATGGCTGGGGCAGGTACAGGTGCGCGGGGATTGAGCTCGCTCACGCGTCGTCACGGTGTGAAAGTGGCGTCTGCAGTGAGCGTGGAGAGCTGTTGTTTAGCTGTGGGTGAAATTGTGGGACATGAGAATATTTT GAATAGTGCAATAGTAATCTTTTTAAGTACAGTAGAGAATGCAAACGAAGTGGTTCAAAGAGGAATCATACTGGAAGGAGTCCTTACTCCGGTTATGCCTCTTTCATTACCGTCAAAACGAGTCACTCTCTCGAACGTCCCACCATTTATTAGTGATGAAGTTTTAACACAAGCATTGTCTCGCTACGGTAAACTGGTCTCCTCGATTAAAAAAATTCCAATTGGTGGTGCTTCCCCTTTACTGAAACACGTTGTTTCATTCAGGCGCTCTGTTTACATGATTGTAAACAATGACGCTGATCTAGACCTCGCGCTTAATTTCCGAGTGGATGACTTTGACTATGTGGTGTTTATTACCACCGACAAGATTAAGTGTTTTGGCTGCGGAAATTTCGGTCATTTGGTCCGTATTTGCCCCAACAAACAAGAAGAAAGCAATCGCCCCGCTAATGTGAGCGACGCAGCTAATGGTGACGAACAACTGGCCGATGAGGCCGCCGAGGTGGAACCCGCGGTAGTGGCAGCGACCGGGCATGATGGCGATCACAGTGTGGATCGTATGGAGAATGAATCGGTTTCAGTGGAGGTGGAAGCACAAAATGCAAAAGAAGTTGATGACGAGGAAGACAAAGGTGAGTCAAGCGATAAACAAAATCTGGAAGTTGTTTTGAGGGATGTTCGGGAGGTTGATGATATGCAAAATGAAACAGACGTGGAGAAAACAGTATTTAAGGTGCCATTAAAAAGGAAAAAGTCAGACAGTGTGCATGGTTTTCGGCAAGTGAAAAAAGTAGATATGGAAGATGAACTTGAGTCAGAGAGTGACAGCGAGCTATCTGATTCAAGTCTTACACTGTCTCAGAGTGAGTTTTCTAGTCGCAATTATGGAGTAGATGATATTAAACTATTTCTAAGGTCAACAAAGAACAAGAGGGGAGTCTTAGtaaatgaatactttccagatgttGAGCAGTTTGTGGATAAAGTTAAAGGTTTTATGGCTGAAGGTTGTTTCTCCAACAAAGAAGTGTATCGATTGAAAAAAATAGTGCGGAAACTCAATGCAGACCTGAATGATGGAAGTGAAAAAGCATAA
- the LOC797974 gene encoding uncharacterized protein encodes MLFTVLGVVALFLRERNISSTVSGQDESFDRQEGLVTEPPVANSDGREIGDWCEESSLHLGEQINVQIEEPSLEEPVDGQSEEPSLVEPVSVHGEEPSLVEPVSVHSEEPSLVEPDSVHGEEPSLVEPDSVHGEEPSLVEPDSVHGEEPSLVEPVSVHGEEPSLVEPVSVHSEEPSLVEPVSVHSEEPSLVEPVDGHSKDIASSSSSDDVSPNLFYAESSSSDDYPQEIYSAGSNCSSELTVSSYSSFFSAESGCGDDTSTNFESAESGCGDDTSTNFESAESGCGDDTSTNFESAESGCGDDTSTNFESAESGCGDDTSTNFESAESGCGDDTSTNFESAESGCGDDPSTNFESAESGCGDDPSTNFESAESGCGDDPPPNVVSTESSCGDDPPPNVVSAEPGCSHYNPPNVVSAKPGCKEDVAQGATCQTEGAVPPQPEKLKDEDTHIIEINSQHYKIGAELGKGGFGTVFAGTRLEDGLQVAVKIVDSKAMRLIKVGGFEKPLPSEIALHYLATKGPRVKQIAELLDWKVEAERYIIVVERLIPSMNLREFLIDNKEDTPEDLVRKIMFNVTIAAHTCCQRGVFHSDIKLENLLINPETFEVKLIDFGCSVLLTKDCYHHYSGTRLFAPPEFLNTGRYHGEPATVWSLGILQFLLLFKKYPVVVDLFKLHNRDIEFARGSKECRDFICACLQLNINIRSKLHALRAHAWFKEENKEE; translated from the exons ATGTTATTTACCGTACTCGGAGTAGTTGCTCTCTTCCTGAGAGAAAGAAACATCAGTTCCACCGTCTCAGGTCAAGATGAAAGCTTCGACCGTCAAGAAGGACTGGTCACAGAACCCCCTGTGGCCAACAGTGATG GTCGAGAAATCGGTGACTGGTGTGAAGAATCATCTTTGCATCTGGGGGAACAGATCAATGTTCAGATTGAGGAACCGTCACTGGAGGAACCTGTTGATGGTCAGAgtgaagaaccatcactggtagagcctgtcagtgttcacggtgaagaaccatcactggtagagcctgtcagtgttcacagtgaagaaccatcactggtagagcctgacagcgttcacggtgaagaaccatcactggtagagcctgacagtgttcacggtgaagaaccatcactggtagagcctgacagcgttcacggtgaagaaccatcactggtagagcctgtcagtgttcacggtgaagaaccatcactggtagagcctgtcagtgttcacagtgaagaaccatcactggtagagcctgtcagtgttcacagtgaagaaccatcactggtagagcctgtcGATGGTCACAGTAAGGACATAGCCAGCTCCTCCAGCAGTGATGATGTTTCTCCAAACCTTTTCTACGCTGAGTCCAGCAGTAGTGATGACTACCCCCAAGAGATTTATTCAGCCGGGTCCAACTGTAGTAGTGAGCTCACAGTCAGCTCCTACAGCAGCTTCTTTTCAGCTGagtccggctgtggtgatgacaccTCTACCAATTTCGAGTCTGCCGagtccggctgtggtgatgacaccTCTACCAATTTCGAGTCTGCCGagtccggctgtggtgatgacaccTCTACCAATTTCGAGTCTGCCGagtccggctgtggtgatgacacATCTACCAATTTCGAGTCTGCCGagtccggctgtggtgatgacaccTCTACCAATTTCGAGTCTGCCGagtccggctgtggtgatgacacATCTACCAATTTCGAGTCTGCTGagtccggctgtggtgatgaccccTCTACCAATTTCGAGTCTGCTGagtccggctgtggtgatgaccccTCTACCAATTTCGAGTCTGCCGagtccggctgtggtgatgacccccctccaaatgtggtctctACTGAGTCCAGCTGTGGTGATGACCCccctccaaatgtggtctctgCCGAGCCTGGCTGTAGTCATTACAACCCCCCAAATGTGGTCTCTGCTAAGCCCGGCTGTAAAGAGGATGTTGCTCAAGGTGCAACCTGTCAGACAGAGGGCGCTGTTCCACCTCAGCCAGAAAAGCTGAAGGATGAAGACACACACATCATTG AGATCAACTCACAGCACTATAAAATTGGTGCTGAGCTGGGCAAAGGAGGCTTTGGAACAGTTTTTGCTGGGACCCGTTTAGAAGATGGCCTTCAAGTGGCAGTAAAAATAGTCGATTCCAAGGCTATGCGACTCATCAAAGTT GGTGGGTTTGAAAAACCCCTTCCATCAGAGATCGCTCTGCACTATCTCGCcactaaaggccccagggttaaACAAATTGCTGAGCTTCTGGACTGGAAGGTGGAGGCTGAACGTTACATCATAGTCGTGGAGCGGCTCATACCCAGTATGAACTTACGTGAATTTTTAATCGACAACAAAGAAGACACCCCTGAGGACTTGGTACGGAAAATCATGTTCAACGTAACAATTGCAGCTCACACGTGCTGCCAACGCGGAGTGTTTCACAGCGATATCAAGCTGGAGAACTTGCTGATAAATCCGGAGACCTTTGAAGTCAAACTGATTGACTTTGGGTGCAGTGTCCTCCTTACTAAAGACTGTTACCATCACTATTCAG GCACAAGACTTTTCGCCCCTCCCGAGTTTTTAAACACTGGCAGATACCATGGGGAGCCAGCGACAGTGTGGTCACTCGGGATTCTTCAGTTTTtgctattgtttaaaaaatatccaGTAGTAGTTGACCTCTTCAAGTTGCATAACAGAGACATAGAGTTTGCCAGAGGGTCAAAAG AATGCAGGGATTTCATCTGCGCTTGCCTGCAGTTGAACATCAACATTCGAAGTAAACTGCATGCTCTCCGTGCCCATGCCTGGTTTAAG GAGGAGAACAAGGAAGAATGA